The genomic DNA ATGCCATCTGCAATATCTGGCCGATCAGACCGGAACAGGCGTGCAGGTTGGCCTGATCTCACCTCATCATATTTCACTTTAACCACAGAGATCATTTTGCCTTTGTGGTATTCGTTCGGCCCATAAACATTAAAGAACTTTAGCCCGGCCCATTGCGGCGGGCGTGGTGTGTGTTGGTCTAGGGTGGTGGTAACATGCTGATCAAACACGTGTTTAGACCAACCGTACAAATTAAGTGGCCGCAGTTGTGAGAGATGGCCGGGGTCATCATTAAAAAGTTCTGGTTTGTCAGCCGCGCCATATGTGGCGGCGGAAGATGCATAAATAAATCTTGCGCGGTTGCGTGTGCACCAGTCCCATAATGTTTGTGATAGCTCTACATTGGTGCGCCATACCAGATCACCATCTGTTGCGGTGGTTTCACTGATAGCGCCCATATGGAAGATGGTGTCTATTTTTGGGGTTGTAGCCAAAAATGCTTCCAGGTTTTCTGGGGCAATCAGGCGCGTGGGCGCATGCTGGGACACATTGCGCCATTTACCTTCCCGCCCAAGCCAATCAACAATGATGGTTTCCAGCCCTCTGGCGGCCAACGCAGCCTGTAGGCATGAGCCGATAAAGCCGGCTCCCCCTGTAATTACTATCATGGGGGGAGAGTATAAAGGGCGGCTTCGTGCACTCCAAGCTGTCAAATGCCTGATGTGCTGAGAAGTGAGGTTTCATTCCGTAGTCAGGGGGCAACATATTGCCTACTATTTACGTGTGATTGCAATTTAGTAGGAAAGAAGCGCATAGCATGAGTGAAGAAATTACAGTTGTTGCTTTTTTGAAGGCAAAGCCGGGCGCAGAAGAAAAAGTGGCGCAGGCTATGGTCGCGTGCATCAAGCCATCTCGCGCAGAAAGTACTAACAGCCAGTATGTGCCCAACCGTGATCTGGATGATCCGCAGACATTTGTTTTTGTAGAACGTTGGGCAAGCCGCAAGGCATTGCACGATCATATGGAAACACCGCATTTTAAAACACTTGCGGCAGAACTGAACACACTGTTGGATGCGCCTATTCAGCTTCATATTCTGCAGCCTTTGCCCGGTGCCTGAGCACGTAGTGCATTCTGCATAAAAAATAACGGCCCCACTTAGATGGGGCCGTTTTTGTTTGCGTAACCGGATGACAGTAAGCCTGCTACCGCAGCACAAATTGCTGCAAGACAACGACCAACCCGATACAGAAGGTTAAAAACAGGCTGTGCTTAAAGGTACGTGCCAGCACGGTGCCTTCCTGACCTTTTAGAGATGTAACAGAGACGCCGGTGGTGATGTTCTGGGGCGAGATCATTTTTCCCATCACGCCACCGGATGAGTTTGCAGAAGCAAACAGCACCGGATCCAGTGAAAGCTGATGCGCTGCGGCCACCTGCAAGTTGCCGAAAAGCGCGTTACCGGAGGTATCGCTTCCTGTCAGGAACACGGCAATCCAACCAAGGAAAACAGAAACCAGCGGGAAGACCATACCAGCGGAAGAAACCGCATATCCCAAAGTATAGGTCATGCCGGAATAGTTCATCAAAAACGCCAATCCGATTGTAAGCGCAACAGTCACGACAGCCAGCCAACCTTGTTTAAGTGTGGTGCGGGCCGCTGCGCCAAACTGTTGCAATGTTGTGCGGGTGAACAGGGCTGTCAGAATGGTGGCGACTAAAATAGCCGTGCCTGTGCCCAAGGGTTCAAACTTCCATACGGCGGCATAAGGCGTTTTATACAGAGAGATAAATACCGCATTATCCAGCCCCGGCCAATGAATGGGCAGGGTGCCAATTTTGGCAATATGCAGTGCATCCCACACAATCACCACAGCAATAACCGTAATCCACGGAATCCATCCTTGCCAGCGGGGAACAGGGGCAGCGCCTGTTTGCTGGTTGTTCAACTGGGTGAGATCAATAGCGTATTGTGGGTCTGATACTGGCTTCCAAAAGCGCAGGAATCCAATAGTAGCCACAAGTGCCACGCTGGAAGAAAGCACGTTGCTCAGACTGTAAAGCCCAGCGCCAGAGATAATCAGCAGTGTTAGGGCAAAGCTGCCACCTGCTACCAGCAGTACGGGCCATGTTTGCCGTATAGAACGCCATCCGCCGTAAAGTGCCATAACGTAAAAGGGAATAAGCAGCGCAAACGGGGTAAGCTGCCGTCCAATGGTTGCCCCCAATACATCTGCGGGCAGCCCTGTAATAGAGCCCAGAACGGTAACGGGAATACCCAAGCCACCAAATGCCACCGGTGCGGAGTTAAAGATCAGCACATAGGTGAGGGCATCCAATGCCGGAAAACCAAGCATAATCAGCAAAGCACTGGTAATGGCTACAGGTGTGCCAAACCCAGCTACGCCTTCCAATGCAGCGCTAAAGCAGAAGCCCAGCACCACCAGCATGATGCGCCTGTCATTGGGCACGTGTTGGATAATCCAGTCTCGGAAGGCATCAAATCGTCCGTTCTGTACGGCCACATTGAACAGGAAGAGCGCTGAAAGCGCGATCCACATAACCGGCAAAAGGGAAAACACAACACCGTTGCTGATGCTGGCGACTGCCAACTTGGCAGGCAACCTCCAGATAGTGGTGGCAACAAGTAGCCCTACAATCAAACCGCCCAAAGTAGCCTGCCATGCCGGGCGGCGCAGAATACCCATAACAAAGAGTGTAACGATAATAGGTGAGGCCGCGAGCAGAAATGACAGCACAAGGCTGTGCCCCGCCGGAACAAGTGGCTGTATGAACATGTCAGTTCCTGAATAGGCGTTATTCCCCTTCTTACGTGGGGGATAAAACGATCTTAAGGGAACGGTTGCGGCACGATGCAAGAAAAAATGTCGTTATAACAATATGTTGTGATGAGGGAACTTTTGGAAAGGCAGCTAAACAGCCATCTTTCATGAAAATGACATATTGGTAATGGATGTGGAGAAGTCCCGTAATCCGTGCTTTTTGTCGCAAGTTTATGGGACAAGCTTTATGACAAAAGTTCATACGGAAGGGGACGGCTGGTGTCTTTTCGGGTTCAGCAACGGCAAATGGTATGTGCCGCGCTACTGTTGGGGTTGGCGGGATGCGCTACGCCTGCCGTCAGATCCGGGGGCTATGCATCCTCCCAAGCGTATTATCAGGCCGCATATGAAAGGTCAGAAGCCAATCCTGCTGCCTATAGGCCTGTAGGCCCGGCAGAAGATCCGTGGGGACCGTACATAAAGGAAGCGGCGCAGCGTTTTTCTATACCGGAAAGCTGGATACGTGCCGTGATGCAGCAGGAATCAGGTGGGCATCAGTATCTGGATGGCCAGCTTACAACATCATCTGCCGGTGCAATGGGGCTGATGCAGTTGATGCCCGCTACCTATGCGGATATGCAAAACCAGTTCAATCTGGGGGGAGATCCGTACAACCCACATGATAATATCATGGCGGGGGCAGGTTACATCCGTCAGATGTATGATCATTATGGTGCCCCCGGATTTTTGGCAGCCTATAACGCTGGCCCACAACGCGTGGATGACTATTTAACATCCGGGCGGCCTTTGCCGGATGAAACGGTGAATTACGTTGCATCCATTACACCTCATCTGGGTACAGCAACGGCACCAGTAGGCAGTTTTGCCCCGGCACCTTCACCTGTAATGGTAGCCAGTGTTGGTTCATCCGTGGCATCCGCCCCTGTGGCAGAATACGCACGGGCAGATCTTTCACGCACGGCCGATGGCTGTTTGCGTGACCCCAATGCAGCATATGATCCATCAACCCCCTGCTTGATGGACAAGGATACTCCGCACCCAGATCCGCAACCGATTGAAGAAGAAGCTGCTCCTGTAGAGGTAGCACAGGCACAACCGGCTGGTCTTTCAGATCAGGCGGTAACAGCTACACCGCTTGCTATGATGCCAGTAGGGTCTGGCAGCGCACCGGTGCAAGCCGCAGCGTATAATGTACCTTCGGAACAAAGACGATATGCGCGTTCCAGTCCAGCGCATGTCCTCACGCTGCCTCCCTCATCTTTGTCAGCAAGATCATCCGGGGCGGTACAGGTAGGAGCTTTTGCCTCTTATGCCGAGGCACAGCATACGCTGGAATCCTTACATCGTCTGCTAACAGCGCACGCCTTATCTGTGCGTCCTACTGTTACACAGGCTTCTGTGGCAGGGCGGTCTTATTATCGGGCACAGTTTATTACGGCGCAAAATACTGGTCCGGCTGATGTTTGTCAGGTGCTGCGAGCACGTGCTCTGCCCTGTATTCAGGTACGTGGAGGATAAGGGGAGAAAGTCTTTTCTCTTTTCATCCAATTACCTGTAAAGCCTCTGCGTCTTCCAGAAAAACAAAGTGGAACAATAAATGGAAAACG from Acetobacter ascendens includes the following:
- the rfaD gene encoding ADP-glyceromanno-heptose 6-epimerase; the protein is MIVITGGAGFIGSCLQAALAARGLETIIVDWLGREGKWRNVSQHAPTRLIAPENLEAFLATTPKIDTIFHMGAISETTATDGDLVWRTNVELSQTLWDWCTRNRARFIYASSAATYGAADKPELFNDDPGHLSQLRPLNLYGWSKHVFDQHVTTTLDQHTPRPPQWAGLKFFNVYGPNEYHKGKMISVVKVKYDEVRSGQPARLFRSDRPDIADGMQARDFIWVGDVVNVMLWLYDNPEVSDLFNCGTGTARTYLDLAHAVCDAIGCERRVEFIDMPQSLHGQYQSYTQAELSRLRAAGYTGQFTPLEEGVKRYVQDYLATDNPYL
- a CDS encoding putative quinol monooxygenase; translation: MSEEITVVAFLKAKPGAEEKVAQAMVACIKPSRAESTNSQYVPNRDLDDPQTFVFVERWASRKALHDHMETPHFKTLAAELNTLLDAPIQLHILQPLPGA
- a CDS encoding L-lactate permease, with amino-acid sequence MFIQPLVPAGHSLVLSFLLAASPIIVTLFVMGILRRPAWQATLGGLIVGLLVATTIWRLPAKLAVASISNGVVFSLLPVMWIALSALFLFNVAVQNGRFDAFRDWIIQHVPNDRRIMLVVLGFCFSAALEGVAGFGTPVAITSALLIMLGFPALDALTYVLIFNSAPVAFGGLGIPVTVLGSITGLPADVLGATIGRQLTPFALLIPFYVMALYGGWRSIRQTWPVLLVAGGSFALTLLIISGAGLYSLSNVLSSSVALVATIGFLRFWKPVSDPQYAIDLTQLNNQQTGAAPVPRWQGWIPWITVIAVVIVWDALHIAKIGTLPIHWPGLDNAVFISLYKTPYAAVWKFEPLGTGTAILVATILTALFTRTTLQQFGAAARTTLKQGWLAVVTVALTIGLAFLMNYSGMTYTLGYAVSSAGMVFPLVSVFLGWIAVFLTGSDTSGNALFGNLQVAAAHQLSLDPVLFASANSSGGVMGKMISPQNITTGVSVTSLKGQEGTVLARTFKHSLFLTFCIGLVVVLQQFVLR
- a CDS encoding lytic transglycosylase domain-containing protein, which produces MSFRVQQRQMVCAALLLGLAGCATPAVRSGGYASSQAYYQAAYERSEANPAAYRPVGPAEDPWGPYIKEAAQRFSIPESWIRAVMQQESGGHQYLDGQLTTSSAGAMGLMQLMPATYADMQNQFNLGGDPYNPHDNIMAGAGYIRQMYDHYGAPGFLAAYNAGPQRVDDYLTSGRPLPDETVNYVASITPHLGTATAPVGSFAPAPSPVMVASVGSSVASAPVAEYARADLSRTADGCLRDPNAAYDPSTPCLMDKDTPHPDPQPIEEEAAPVEVAQAQPAGLSDQAVTATPLAMMPVGSGSAPVQAAAYNVPSEQRRYARSSPAHVLTLPPSSLSARSSGAVQVGAFASYAEAQHTLESLHRLLTAHALSVRPTVTQASVAGRSYYRAQFITAQNTGPADVCQVLRARALPCIQVRGG